A genomic stretch from Bacterioplanes sanyensis includes:
- a CDS encoding sigma-54-dependent transcriptional regulator, whose translation MPETNRILVIEDSLPLATLYLEYLKDQHLHIKHVDTGAEAKRVISDNPPDLILLDLKLPDMDGQDILEWVKNEGIPSAVCIITGHGSVDLAVDLMRLGADDFLEKPITAGRLRTSVHNLLERSRLEHLVQDIQTTFERERYEGFIGSCLPMQATYRIIDAAAPSKATVFITGESGTGKEVCAEAIHNRSPRKGKPFIAINCGAIPHDLMESEIFGHVKGAFTGAAAERKGAAAQADGGTLFLDEVCEMDLELQKKLLRFIQSGRFQKVGSSKEEAVDIRILCATNKDPMEEVNAKRFREDLYYRLHVVPLQLPPLRTRGDDILAIAQQFLLTFAEEEGKRFEGFTPEAEVMLRHYDWPGNVRQLQNVIRNTVVLHDDILVRPHHIPPPLDTVLADKPATRYRAETEAPAAAEHSGDVSPVPASTTIRPLADIEREAIEHAIAVCEGNIPRAAGLLEVSPSTIYRKKQTWEQDAVE comes from the coding sequence ATGCCAGAGACAAACCGCATCCTGGTGATCGAGGATTCTTTACCACTCGCAACCTTATATCTGGAATATCTCAAGGACCAACACCTGCACATCAAACACGTTGATACCGGCGCCGAGGCCAAGCGCGTGATCAGCGACAACCCTCCCGACCTGATTTTATTGGACCTTAAGTTGCCCGACATGGATGGCCAGGACATTCTGGAATGGGTAAAAAACGAAGGCATTCCGAGCGCCGTGTGCATCATCACTGGCCATGGCTCCGTCGACCTAGCCGTCGATCTGATGCGCTTGGGAGCGGACGATTTTTTAGAAAAACCCATCACCGCCGGGCGATTAAGAACCAGCGTGCACAATTTGTTGGAGCGCAGTCGCCTGGAGCATTTGGTCCAGGACATTCAAACCACCTTTGAGCGCGAGCGCTACGAAGGCTTTATCGGCTCCTGTCTGCCGATGCAAGCCACCTACCGAATTATTGATGCCGCCGCCCCAAGCAAAGCCACGGTCTTTATTACCGGCGAAAGCGGCACCGGCAAAGAAGTCTGCGCCGAAGCCATTCACAACCGCAGTCCACGCAAAGGCAAACCTTTTATTGCCATCAACTGCGGAGCCATTCCGCACGATTTAATGGAAAGCGAAATATTCGGCCATGTAAAAGGCGCCTTTACCGGCGCTGCCGCGGAGCGCAAAGGTGCGGCGGCGCAAGCCGATGGCGGGACATTATTTCTGGACGAAGTGTGTGAAATGGACCTAGAGCTGCAAAAGAAATTGCTGCGTTTTATTCAAAGTGGTCGGTTTCAAAAAGTCGGTTCCAGCAAAGAAGAAGCCGTCGACATCCGCATTTTGTGCGCCACCAATAAAGATCCGATGGAAGAAGTCAACGCCAAACGATTCCGTGAGGATTTGTATTACCGACTGCACGTTGTGCCATTGCAGCTGCCGCCACTGCGGACGCGCGGCGACGACATCTTAGCCATTGCACAGCAATTCTTGCTCACCTTCGCCGAAGAAGAAGGCAAACGCTTCGAGGGTTTTACCCCCGAGGCTGAAGTGATGCTGAGACATTACGACTGGCCAGGCAATGTGCGCCAGCTGCAAAATGTTATTCGCAACACCGTGGTGCTGCATGACGATATCCTGGTGCGCCCGCATCATATCCCACCACCGCTGGATACCGTGCTGGCCGACAAGCCCGCCACGCGCTATCGAGCTGAGACCGAAGCGCCCGCTGCTGCCGAGCACAGTGGCGACGTGTCGCCAGTGCCAGCCTCCACCACCATTCGGCCACTGGCGGACATTGAGCGCGAAGCCATAGAGCATGCCATCGCGGTGTGTGAGGGCAACATTCCAAGGGCCGCTGGCCTGCTGGAAGTCAGCCCGTCCACTATTTACCGCAAAAAACAAACTTGGGAACAAGACGCTGTCGAGTAA
- a CDS encoding PAS domain S-box protein, translated as MSLRIKLVLGIALIESMLLVVLIISALNMLSHNNEQQLHQRADVTMELLSILASDPARKGDAQALQQLAQSFVEKDGVALVQIHQDAEVLAQAGEVALLDQSTDAQQVIMRQDIHQQDRLVAHLVVAITANNLLSGSQWLLSIAGVELVLIALLAFLGGSYLTRQFHFLKNASALLNKGDVDDTLDVPDTGAERDLAQAFNRFAQRVSRRVKALDAQHERDQQDIVAAQRAEKKHQAILNASLDAMITIDQHGTVIDYNHAAEEIFGWSAAEISGRNMAEYIIPETLRDAHQEGMTQYLNTGKGAMLGKRMELLAQRKNGETFPIEIAISALQTGDAIEFTAFIRDITRRRRYETELRIAAHAFESEEAILITDRDGHIIRVNQAFSRITGYAAHEVIGHRPNILSSGQQNKHFYQQLWQELEKTGRWSGEITNRRKNGELFAEHLNINAVLNKHGKASHYVAHFVDMTELKRNEDELLRARQQAEQANEAKSRFLASMSHEIRTPMNGVLGVLGLLKKTPLNSEQQSMVKTARESGEHLLTIINDILDFSKMEANKLSLENADFAIHTLFQQVHELLLPQAQNKSLQLSYRIDEDVPSRLNGDADRLRQILINLINNAIKFTVKGHIDVNAMLLQQQGEQVSLRLQVQDTGIGIAEDEQAQLFEEFTMADQSLARKQEGAGLGLAICKRLVTLMEGDIGVISQQGHGSTFYVDLTLPVAISKAEDDTAATTLLKPKAGLRILLAEDNSANQFVFKSILDAADLLVDVAADGEEAVAACQQRPYDLILMDISMPRMDGMQATQIIRQLPGGIAQVPIVAITAHALDGDRERFLTAGMNDCLTKPLQGDKLLSCIAQWTASITDAAQPIQHNPEQPPEPAEPAEPAEPYVNSGVLQQLAKDTSAALIPKLCDLFIQDSQQRLQALQHALANHDVQTLEFETHTLGSSAAAHGVTRLCQQCREIERLCRQQDYDTALELASTLAQTAQHSFDQLQQHVESVYGAALDA; from the coding sequence GTGAGCCTGCGTATCAAACTCGTGCTGGGCATTGCACTGATTGAGTCGATGTTACTGGTCGTCCTCATCATCAGTGCCCTGAACATGCTCAGCCACAATAACGAGCAACAGCTCCATCAACGCGCCGACGTAACCATGGAGCTGCTCAGCATTCTTGCCAGCGACCCCGCGCGCAAGGGCGATGCTCAAGCACTGCAGCAGCTGGCACAGAGTTTTGTCGAAAAAGACGGCGTGGCACTGGTGCAGATTCACCAAGATGCTGAGGTACTGGCGCAGGCTGGCGAAGTCGCATTACTTGATCAATCCACTGACGCTCAGCAGGTGATCATGCGCCAGGATATTCACCAGCAAGACAGGCTGGTCGCGCATTTAGTCGTCGCCATTACCGCCAACAACCTGCTATCTGGCAGCCAATGGCTGCTGTCCATCGCTGGCGTAGAACTGGTGCTTATTGCCCTATTGGCTTTTTTGGGCGGCAGCTACCTGACGCGCCAATTTCATTTTCTTAAAAACGCCAGCGCCTTACTTAATAAAGGCGACGTAGACGACACTCTGGATGTTCCGGACACAGGTGCAGAGCGCGATCTCGCCCAGGCCTTTAATCGTTTTGCTCAGCGTGTATCACGCCGCGTCAAAGCATTGGATGCACAGCATGAACGCGACCAACAGGATATCGTCGCCGCCCAGCGAGCTGAGAAAAAACACCAAGCCATATTAAATGCGTCGCTGGATGCCATGATCACCATTGATCAACACGGCACAGTGATCGATTACAACCACGCCGCGGAAGAGATATTCGGTTGGAGCGCCGCTGAAATCAGCGGGCGCAATATGGCCGAGTACATCATTCCCGAAACGCTGCGCGACGCCCACCAAGAGGGTATGACTCAGTACCTGAACACTGGCAAAGGCGCCATGCTGGGCAAACGCATGGAGCTGTTGGCGCAGCGCAAAAATGGTGAAACCTTTCCTATTGAAATCGCCATATCAGCCTTGCAGACAGGCGACGCCATAGAATTTACCGCCTTTATTCGCGACATCACCCGCCGCCGCCGTTATGAAACCGAGCTGCGCATTGCCGCACACGCCTTTGAATCCGAAGAGGCCATTTTAATTACCGACCGTGACGGCCATATTATTCGCGTTAACCAGGCCTTTAGCCGTATCACCGGATATGCCGCACACGAAGTCATCGGTCACCGCCCCAACATTCTCTCCTCGGGCCAGCAGAACAAGCACTTTTACCAGCAGCTGTGGCAAGAGCTCGAAAAAACCGGTCGCTGGAGCGGCGAGATCACCAATCGCCGCAAAAACGGAGAGCTATTTGCCGAGCACTTGAACATAAATGCAGTGCTGAATAAACACGGCAAAGCCAGCCATTACGTTGCCCATTTTGTTGACATGACCGAACTGAAGCGCAACGAAGACGAGCTGCTGCGCGCGCGCCAACAAGCAGAGCAAGCCAACGAAGCAAAAAGTCGTTTTTTGGCATCGATGAGCCACGAAATTCGTACGCCAATGAATGGTGTTTTAGGCGTGTTGGGGTTATTGAAAAAAACACCCTTAAACAGCGAGCAGCAGTCGATGGTGAAAACAGCACGTGAATCTGGTGAACACCTGCTGACCATCATCAATGACATTCTGGATTTTTCCAAAATGGAGGCTAACAAACTGTCGTTGGAGAACGCCGACTTTGCGATCCACACCCTATTTCAGCAAGTGCACGAGCTGCTACTACCACAGGCGCAAAATAAAAGCCTGCAACTTAGTTATCGCATTGACGAAGACGTGCCCAGCCGACTGAACGGCGATGCCGATCGGTTGCGACAAATACTGATTAACCTGATCAATAATGCCATTAAGTTCACGGTTAAAGGCCACATCGACGTCAATGCCATGCTGCTGCAACAGCAAGGCGAGCAGGTCTCACTCAGGCTGCAAGTACAGGACACCGGTATTGGCATCGCTGAAGACGAGCAAGCCCAGCTATTTGAAGAGTTCACCATGGCCGACCAAAGCCTGGCGCGCAAACAAGAAGGCGCCGGCCTTGGTTTGGCCATTTGCAAACGCTTGGTGACCTTAATGGAAGGCGACATTGGCGTTATCAGCCAACAAGGCCACGGCAGTACCTTTTATGTTGACCTGACCCTGCCTGTGGCGATCTCCAAGGCGGAAGACGATACCGCCGCAACAACCTTACTTAAGCCAAAAGCCGGGCTTCGCATCCTGCTGGCCGAGGACAACAGTGCCAACCAGTTTGTATTTAAAAGCATCTTGGACGCCGCCGATTTGCTAGTCGACGTCGCCGCCGATGGCGAAGAAGCCGTGGCCGCCTGTCAGCAGCGGCCCTACGATTTAATACTGATGGACATTTCTATGCCGCGCATGGATGGCATGCAGGCAACACAGATCATTCGCCAACTGCCGGGCGGCATTGCGCAAGTGCCCATCGTTGCGATTACCGCTCATGCCTTGGACGGTGATCGCGAGCGCTTTTTAACCGCCGGCATGAACGACTGTCTCACCAAACCACTGCAGGGCGACAAGTTACTGTCCTGCATCGCCCAGTGGACAGCGTCCATCACTGACGCTGCGCAGCCGATACAACACAACCCCGAACAACCCCCTGAGCCCGCTGAGCCCGCTGAGCCCGCTGAGCCTTACGTTAACAGCGGTGTATTGCAGCAATTGGCAAAAGACACCTCCGCCGCGCTCATACCCAAACTCTGCGACCTGTTTATACAGGACTCACAGCAACGACTGCAGGCTTTGCAACACGCCCTGGCCAACCACGATGTGCAAACACTGGAATTTGAAACGCACACCCTGGGCAGCAGCGCCGCCGCCCACGGCGTTACGCGTTTATGTCAGCAATGCCGCGAGATCGAACGCTTATGTCGCCAACAGGACTATGACACAGCACTGGAGTTGGCCAGCACCTTAGCGCAAACGGCACAACATTCCTTCGACCAATTACAGCAACACGTTGAATCTGTGTACGGCGCGGCGCTGGATGCCTGA
- a CDS encoding response regulator transcription factor: MFFNQKKKHVLVIDDDRSLQRMIGIRLSQQGQLKVSAATCGQDGLRLAQTQQPDLILLDWVLPDIDGPDVLECLKCVDTTQNIPVIMLTGRNLLGDVEDAFERGADAYVTKPFSLEKLGQKVRRLLFQQ, translated from the coding sequence ATGTTTTTCAATCAGAAAAAGAAGCACGTATTGGTGATTGATGACGATCGATCGCTGCAACGCATGATTGGCATTCGTTTATCGCAACAAGGGCAATTAAAAGTCTCAGCGGCCACCTGTGGGCAGGACGGTCTGCGCCTGGCGCAAACTCAGCAACCCGACCTGATTTTATTGGATTGGGTACTGCCCGACATTGACGGCCCAGACGTGTTGGAATGCCTGAAATGCGTCGATACAACACAGAATATTCCGGTGATTATGCTCACCGGACGCAACCTGCTGGGAGATGTGGAAGATGCCTTTGAACGTGGTGCCGATGCCTATGTCACCAAGCCATTTTCACTGGAGAAGCTCGGCCAAAAAGTACGTCGCTTGCTGTTTCAACAGTAA
- a CDS encoding response regulator, whose product MNTLLLELELPSTLASVSAFRQQLEAILIHRLPIKRQRNDILLCVSEVGANLVEHNLATSLMRLKFGSNRQQWWLSVEDNGTAFDPDQHTDQQTATCSGEFSLQTHGRGLELIRALSDQLDYQPASSSRWNRLELRWQRHHQNDKPSLLLVDDDASQRRLLTAYLAEQFSIHSAADGREALSIINEHPIDLVLSDIRMPGMNGLDLRQHIANTSRTDTLPFIFLTSSSDQNLLQQATALGIDDYLVKPVQKENLLYTVQRVLERSQQIYRQLTDRINQRISQTLTPRLPKQLHQWQLSLGSRNSGVGGGDLVLFQAGEQHSLITLIDIMGHDEVAKFFSYAYSGYVRGLLSSTSADHLKPCDFLTQLSDGAYQDELLSQITLTSIVLQLGDAGELNIACGGHPAPLLISQSGIEPLPVNGILPGLTDDTRYNSEHFVLSAGQRIACYTDGLFESADSESGRLQLEQQIQQTLIDTLHLPIDEANANVMLAFDRLAGIPPKDDSLLLLLEPIPAATRSDNRQ is encoded by the coding sequence GTGAACACCTTATTGCTTGAACTGGAACTGCCTTCAACGCTGGCCTCGGTCTCAGCATTTCGCCAGCAACTGGAAGCCATCCTTATTCACCGTCTGCCGATTAAGCGTCAACGCAACGACATTTTGCTGTGCGTATCCGAAGTCGGTGCCAATCTTGTCGAGCACAACCTCGCCACCAGTCTGATGCGGCTGAAGTTCGGCAGCAACCGACAACAATGGTGGCTCAGCGTCGAAGACAATGGCACAGCATTTGACCCAGACCAGCATACCGACCAGCAGACAGCCACGTGCAGCGGCGAGTTTAGTTTGCAAACACATGGCCGCGGCCTTGAATTAATCAGGGCGTTGAGCGATCAGCTCGATTACCAGCCAGCCAGCAGCAGTCGCTGGAATCGACTGGAACTGCGCTGGCAACGCCATCATCAAAATGACAAACCGTCGCTGTTATTGGTTGACGACGATGCCTCACAACGGCGCTTATTAACGGCGTATTTAGCCGAGCAGTTTTCCATTCACAGCGCCGCCGATGGTCGGGAAGCCCTGAGCATCATCAACGAACATCCCATTGATCTAGTGCTGTCGGACATACGTATGCCGGGTATGAATGGTTTGGATTTGCGCCAGCACATTGCCAACACCAGCCGCACGGACACCTTGCCGTTTATTTTTCTCACCTCATCGAGTGACCAAAATCTACTGCAGCAAGCCACCGCCCTCGGCATTGACGATTATTTAGTCAAGCCGGTGCAAAAAGAAAATTTGCTGTACACGGTACAGCGGGTACTTGAGCGTTCGCAGCAGATTTACCGCCAACTCACCGACCGGATAAATCAGCGCATTAGTCAAACACTGACGCCACGCTTGCCCAAGCAATTACATCAATGGCAATTGTCGTTAGGCAGCCGTAACTCTGGTGTCGGCGGTGGTGATTTGGTGTTATTTCAAGCCGGAGAGCAACACAGTCTGATTACCCTGATTGATATTATGGGACACGACGAAGTGGCGAAGTTTTTCTCCTACGCCTACAGCGGCTATGTGCGTGGCCTGCTGTCGTCGACATCGGCAGACCACCTTAAACCCTGCGATTTTCTTACACAGTTATCCGACGGTGCTTACCAAGATGAGCTGCTGTCGCAAATCACCCTAACCAGCATTGTACTGCAACTGGGCGATGCCGGTGAACTGAACATCGCCTGCGGCGGTCACCCAGCACCTTTGTTGATATCACAGTCCGGCATAGAGCCGCTGCCGGTGAATGGCATATTGCCTGGATTAACCGACGACACCCGCTACAACAGCGAGCATTTTGTATTGTCTGCAGGCCAGCGCATCGCCTGTTACACCGACGGTTTATTTGAATCTGCCGACAGTGAGTCCGGGCGTTTACAGCTGGAGCAACAAATACAGCAAACTTTGATCGACACCTTGCACCTGCCCATCGATGAAGCCAACGCCAATGTCATGCTGGCCTTTGATCGACTGGCCGGTATTCCACCCAAAGACGACAGCCTACTGTTGTTGCTGGAACCCATTCCAGCGGCAACACGCAGCGACAACCGGCAGTAA
- a CDS encoding protein SypD produces the protein MNIPAQHMEIEEIYHQTLARGIRSLAITAANPEEGVSTLAIALAQRSLLAGKSTLLVDLNLYRPTLKSLAMVENSLTSKACHQPQLVGSSGRSLALTGVVAPARREDILQLRRPEELSRQIQQWQRDFDTLIFDTSPFSRINANNIPAEQVATACDGCLLVILAGQTTESMAQAAVEKLRSSDANLLGCVLNDRFNPPLQQELLREVNRLPRFARRLAQALRQWIRQNPLLSLEV, from the coding sequence ATGAACATACCTGCGCAACACATGGAGATCGAAGAGATCTACCATCAAACCTTGGCCAGAGGCATTCGCAGCTTAGCCATTACCGCCGCCAACCCAGAAGAAGGCGTCAGCACACTGGCCATCGCATTAGCGCAGCGCAGTCTATTAGCGGGCAAAAGCACATTATTGGTCGATCTGAACCTCTATCGGCCAACGCTAAAAAGCTTGGCAATGGTCGAAAATTCACTGACTTCCAAAGCCTGCCACCAGCCTCAGCTAGTGGGCAGCAGTGGTCGTAGCCTGGCATTGACTGGCGTGGTAGCACCGGCTCGGCGGGAAGACATTTTGCAACTGCGCCGGCCAGAGGAACTCAGCCGCCAAATTCAACAATGGCAGCGCGACTTCGACACCTTGATTTTTGACACCTCGCCATTTAGTCGCATCAACGCCAACAATATTCCGGCCGAGCAAGTGGCCACTGCATGTGACGGCTGTCTGCTGGTGATACTGGCAGGTCAAACCACCGAGAGTATGGCGCAAGCTGCGGTAGAAAAGTTACGCAGTAGCGACGCCAACCTGCTCGGCTGCGTACTGAATGATCGTTTTAATCCGCCCTTGCAACAGGAGTTGCTGCGCGAAGTGAATCGTTTGCCACGTTTTGCTCGCCGCTTAGCACAGGCACTCAGGCAATGGATTCGCCAGAACCCTTTATTATCTTTGGAGGTATAG
- a CDS encoding SLBB domain-containing protein, with protein MKPLLALLTYAALVLTSAQAAAYIIQVGDQIRVTLPGESSLNAPLQVDRQGRINIPEVGSVSVAGLSEEALADTVTTAMSSVYRDLSHLKVYVSQQQMLINIQGYVKEPGEYTLPASASVQVALHAAGGLRSGAQLDRLQLKRDGNSRNFDYKAFLDSGDFSRLPTLRSLDTLFIPASPMIGNVETEFDPAKLADGGDAAEDRKAIKVFGEVNRPGSFSYKPSMSLVDLLMRAGGVTRYAGVEQIRVISNSEPELFNLKRYLDSGNESLLPVINAGATIFVPRQEEEIKSGANTVYIMGEVAEPGAYEGKKGATFMDILANAGGPTRFAESRQIRILKASGEVIRFDLSGYTEGTLAQRPPKIEPGDAIFVPEKTDMNEKSWLKVAPDRAVRVLGEVVRPGRIEWSNEMSLLDLLAHVGGPTSRADTSNIEVVSPQDDGKTRTHVFDLDRFIKRGGHDSELPLIRAGATVRVHDLPQDPSDNKSQWVRQSSQRSIYVFGQVGAPGRYRFTNDMHFLDILSAADGPTGNADIHNIRITHRNGKHARVSKLNLALYFETGDPNLLPEVRTGDTIFVPEKNRIWLDQPKETTVRVLGAVNKPGRYRFNDNMTLLDLLAEAGGTGSNAYTEKITVVNLSCCRDQARTFNLSEFSRTANFASLPVIRAGDTIFVPNKADSTAEQVRVGISDIFQSVALLALLGII; from the coding sequence ATGAAACCTTTGCTTGCACTGCTCACCTACGCCGCGCTGGTGCTCACCAGCGCCCAGGCCGCCGCCTATATCATCCAAGTGGGCGATCAAATCCGCGTCACCTTGCCAGGCGAAAGCTCGCTCAATGCGCCGCTGCAAGTGGATCGCCAGGGGCGCATCAACATTCCAGAAGTGGGCAGCGTATCGGTGGCGGGGCTGAGCGAAGAGGCTTTGGCCGACACGGTGACCACCGCCATGAGCAGCGTGTATCGCGACTTAAGCCATTTAAAAGTCTACGTCAGCCAACAGCAAATGCTGATCAACATTCAAGGCTACGTCAAAGAACCGGGTGAATACACGCTACCAGCCAGTGCTTCGGTGCAAGTCGCCCTGCACGCTGCCGGCGGATTGCGCTCCGGCGCACAGTTGGATCGTTTGCAACTCAAGCGCGACGGCAACAGCCGCAACTTTGACTACAAAGCGTTTCTCGACAGCGGTGACTTCTCGCGCCTGCCCACACTGCGCTCATTAGACACCTTGTTTATTCCGGCGTCGCCCATGATTGGCAATGTCGAAACCGAGTTTGATCCTGCCAAGCTGGCCGATGGCGGAGACGCAGCGGAAGACAGAAAAGCGATCAAGGTGTTTGGAGAGGTCAATCGTCCGGGCAGCTTTTCCTACAAACCATCCATGAGCCTGGTGGACTTACTGATGCGCGCGGGTGGCGTCACACGCTACGCCGGGGTGGAACAAATTCGCGTGATATCCAACAGCGAGCCAGAGCTGTTTAACCTAAAACGCTACCTCGACAGTGGTAATGAATCGCTGCTGCCTGTGATTAATGCCGGCGCCACGATTTTTGTGCCGCGCCAAGAAGAAGAAATTAAATCCGGCGCCAACACCGTTTACATCATGGGTGAAGTGGCGGAGCCCGGTGCCTATGAAGGTAAAAAAGGCGCCACGTTTATGGACATTCTGGCCAACGCCGGCGGCCCTACCCGCTTCGCCGAATCGCGACAAATCCGCATTTTAAAGGCCAGTGGTGAAGTCATTCGCTTTGATCTCAGCGGCTACACCGAAGGCACCCTGGCCCAGCGCCCACCAAAGATTGAGCCGGGCGACGCCATCTTTGTGCCAGAAAAAACCGACATGAATGAAAAATCTTGGTTAAAAGTGGCACCAGACCGCGCCGTACGAGTGCTTGGTGAAGTGGTACGCCCAGGCAGAATTGAATGGTCCAATGAGATGTCGCTGCTGGATCTGCTAGCGCACGTGGGCGGCCCAACCTCGCGGGCGGACACCAGCAATATCGAAGTCGTCTCACCGCAAGACGACGGTAAAACACGCACGCACGTATTTGATTTAGACCGTTTTATCAAACGCGGTGGACACGACAGCGAATTGCCACTGATTCGCGCCGGTGCCACTGTACGTGTGCACGACTTACCGCAAGACCCGTCTGACAATAAGTCCCAATGGGTGCGTCAAAGTTCACAACGTTCCATTTATGTATTTGGCCAAGTCGGTGCACCTGGACGCTATCGTTTCACCAACGACATGCATTTTCTCGACATTTTGTCTGCAGCCGACGGTCCTACCGGCAATGCGGACATTCACAACATTCGTATCACGCACCGCAATGGCAAGCACGCTCGCGTGAGCAAACTGAATTTAGCCCTGTATTTTGAAACCGGCGATCCAAACTTATTACCCGAGGTGCGCACTGGCGACACCATATTTGTGCCTGAAAAAAATCGCATTTGGCTCGATCAGCCTAAAGAAACCACGGTGCGCGTGTTAGGCGCAGTCAATAAGCCAGGACGCTATCGCTTTAACGACAACATGACGCTGCTGGATTTATTGGCCGAAGCTGGCGGCACCGGCAGCAATGCTTACACCGAGAAAATTACCGTGGTGAATTTATCCTGCTGCCGCGATCAGGCAAGAACCTTTAATTTGTCTGAGTTTAGCCGCACTGCCAACTTTGCATCACTGCCCGTTATTCGCGCTGGCGATACCATATTCGTACCGAATAAAGCCGACAGCACCGCAGAGCAAGTACGTGTCGGTATCAGTGACATTTTCCAATCCGTTGCCTTGCTGGCGTTACTGGGGATCATCTGA
- a CDS encoding OmpA family protein, with protein MRRLTIGILMLATGISGCSVWPEYGRGGMAEQYAYMGVPVMPDQPMGPEHGLRFEYVLVKQQLDVLILEGAALCFPAAVVQAQERQHRIIRQLTGGLDFDAANDLIIQRKQLQRLEKQLDYVQQHRVCEVSSAEQQQADSDQQQVRRVYELLNSDNQFATDSAHINPKYMGRLAEAAQLLKDQANYHLNITGHADARGSSERNRELAMARAQQVQRYLSIFGITEKRIHTDAVGADDPLFHGNESHVLLTNRRVSIEVIDVSQTPASAME; from the coding sequence ATGCGACGCTTAACGATTGGGATATTGATGCTCGCCACAGGGATCAGTGGCTGCTCCGTGTGGCCAGAGTACGGGCGCGGTGGCATGGCAGAACAGTACGCCTACATGGGTGTGCCGGTGATGCCAGACCAACCCATGGGGCCAGAACATGGCCTGCGCTTTGAGTACGTGCTGGTCAAACAGCAATTGGACGTGTTGATTCTGGAAGGTGCAGCCCTGTGCTTCCCTGCCGCCGTGGTGCAGGCGCAGGAGCGCCAGCATCGCATTATCCGCCAGCTCACCGGTGGCCTAGATTTTGATGCCGCCAACGATCTGATCATTCAGCGCAAACAACTGCAGCGTCTGGAAAAACAACTGGATTACGTGCAGCAGCATCGCGTGTGTGAAGTCAGCTCAGCAGAGCAACAGCAAGCCGACAGCGACCAACAGCAAGTGCGTCGCGTTTATGAGCTGCTCAACAGCGACAACCAGTTCGCCACCGACTCAGCCCACATCAACCCAAAGTACATGGGGCGGTTGGCCGAAGCGGCGCAACTACTGAAAGACCAAGCGAACTACCACCTTAATATCACCGGCCACGCCGATGCCCGCGGCAGCAGCGAGCGTAATCGTGAATTGGCCATGGCTCGAGCGCAGCAAGTACAGCGCTACCTGAGCATTTTTGGCATTACCGAGAAACGTATTCATACCGATGCCGTGGGCGCTGATGACCCCTTGTTTCACGGCAATGAAAGCCACGTGCTGCTGACCAATCGCCGCGTCAGCATCGAAGTGATCGACGTATCACAGACACCGGCCAGCGCCATGGAGTAA
- a CDS encoding STAS domain-containing protein, whose amino-acid sequence MFGDRTMQIETIKSGDREMTISVRGEMDAQGCSLIRDDIERIADNAGDRAVVIDISKVNFLDSSGIGAIVYLYKRIKSKGGSLSISNASGQPLELMELLRINTAIPVQSANHFQEAR is encoded by the coding sequence ATGTTTGGAGACAGAACCATGCAAATAGAAACCATCAAAAGCGGTGATCGTGAAATGACCATTTCCGTGCGCGGGGAAATGGACGCACAAGGCTGCAGTCTGATCCGCGACGACATCGAGCGCATTGCTGACAACGCCGGTGACCGTGCTGTGGTCATCGACATCAGTAAGGTGAATTTTCTCGATTCATCTGGCATCGGCGCCATCGTTTACCTCTACAAACGCATCAAAAGCAAAGGTGGCTCGCTGTCAATCAGCAACGCCTCCGGCCAGCCACTGGAGCTGATGGAACTGCTGCGCATCAACACCGCCATTCCGGTGCAATCCGCCAACCACTTTCAGGAAGCCAGATAA